From the Chanos chanos chromosome 7, fChaCha1.1, whole genome shotgun sequence genome, the window TATGGTCATAACCATAAACATTTTATGGTATTGCAAGTGTGAAGTTTCGATAGAACACCTTTCAGTCAAACATTAACAAAATAATTCCCTGTTTCTTGCAAACTTGGACAGAATGAAgataaaagcctttttttctcactgatgTGCACACACAGGTGTAATTCCTATTTATTCCCACAATATCGCAAATGTATGGAAAGGCATTCTGCATTCAGATGGATGTTCTGAACCAGAGCAACCACTGCTTGTTCCATTACCCTGTCAGTCTCTGTTGAGAGTCTCCTTAGTCTTGGTGCGTGTGGTTCTAGGGCTCGTCCCAGATCTTTGATCTTCACCAGATACTTCTTCAGATCCTCTTCGCTTACAGTCATGTCAGGAGCATGCGTTGCTATGTTCCTCACCTCATTGACCTTTATGACAACCACGACCACaacaaagtgacagaaaaggaaaaaaaaaacaatgaaaataacatGAACATCGTAGGCCTTGAGAAACAACCATTACAattatactatatatatatatatatcatcatTATATAACATTATTTATGAGTGCTCATGTATTATGTGGCTACAAGTTAGTGTAATGATTGAGTGTAATATGACCACTGCAGATGGTAAGCTGCAACCAAAATCACCATATGCAGTCCAACTATTGTTTGCAGACAGAAAGTGTCACAGCTGTGTGAGGTATCTGTCACACCAGCTATTACCAGTTCATCACTTTTACCCTGTCTGCAAATGATAACATAATGATAGAAACAGAGTACAGCCTTAATTTGTTCAGCTGAAGAGCTATCAACACTACATACCTGGAGCAGCTTTTGTGTCTCAACAAATGCTCTAAAATGGTTGCAGTTGGCCATTAAATTGAGCAGAGCTGTAATGTCAAATTTATCAAAAGAGCACTTGATCCTCTGGCCTCCAGGCATGTAGACCTGCCATTTAGCAtgtgcgcacacaaacacatgcgcacacacatacacacgcacacagaagagagggagagagagacagacagacagaaagagaaagcagatgaGTGACATATTGCCTTGATGGATTTGGACAACAGGCATTTCCAAAGTCTACAAAGCACACATTCTTTCACAACATATACTGGGAACTGAGGTTACACAGAAACACCTTGGCCACCTCCCATTTCTCATAGGGCCAGAGGTGTGGGATGCAGTTGTTCCAGTGAACTGGTGCTTCTTCTAATCTGTGGTTGGCCAGAATCTCATCCCTCCAAGGAACACAGTTTGCACACATTTCAGGAACCTGAGGAGACAAAACCCAGTCCTCTAGGCATGAGGTGGAGAGAAGCAAGACTGAGTTTTACCTGAattactttaaaacattttcacaagttTTTTAAGTTTCAGGATTGGCAACAGGACAGAC encodes:
- the LOC115816062 gene encoding uncharacterized protein CXorf38-like, translated to MCANCVPWRDEILANHRLEEAPVHWNNCIPHLWPYEKWEVAKVYMPGGQRIKCSFDKFDITALLNLMANCNHFRAFVETQKLLQVNEVRNIATHAPDMTVSEEDLKKYLVKIKDLGRALEPHAPRLRRLSTETDRLRKMLDSPEQESGVRCFAASFDVMSEWDAERFSLTERTEFLLQCYQEEQLDGLKEAVQGTVKYLEHSEKLKAILGRELSKLHWIQKQRERLEQDTKYQ